The region TTTGAAATCCTCCTCAGATATCATGGCAGCTACTTCCTCATAGGATGCAGCGATATCCTCATGTAGTGGATAATAAATGGTGAAATTCTCATAAACGCGGTCTTGTGGCTTAGCTGACTGATGATTAATCGTAATCCCTTTGCGATAAGGTAAATCCATAAATTCTAATAGCTGTTCAAGCGTATAATGATTTAAAAGTTCCAATCGGTCTCCATCCTTAATCTGATAGGTATCCGATACCAATATATCATTTGCAAGCGCGTACTTAGGGCATATTACCTCTTTGTGATTCACCGCAAATGTTATCGTACTCTTATATTCCGGAAGCTTGGCTACCATGAGGGTTGCATCTGCTCCTGCTGTAGACTCTGTGATTTGTATAATATCATTTTGAGTAATGGAAGCATTTAAACTTACTTGTTTGCCATTTAATATAATAATCGCACCTTCTCCTGATTCTCCACGTGCAAGACGCTCACTTCCGTTAATGGTATAATGAAGCGCTTTTCCTCTGCGCGGGAATAGCAATTCATTTGGAAAGCCGATAGCAAGAGCTGCATCTACAATTGTTAGATGCGAATTATCATATAATTTAATCCGCTCACCATTCACCATTGCATAGATAAAATTGTTGCGATTTTCATAATAGTTTAAACAAATACCGATTGGAGTTACTAATAATGGATCCTTCTTTATCTCTTTTTGTAAGAACTGAACCATATTAAGAACTTCTTCCCCTCTAAGGGCTACTCTTTCTTTTGGTAAATTAAGCTTTGAAGACAATGCTTCAACAAAATAAGGAAGTTTTCCTCCTCCGCCAACAACAAAAACAGCACTCACAGATTTCCCACCGTTAAGATATAAAATCTGCTCCGCAATCTGAGCAGTAATATGATCGATTTCATCTCTGACTGCTTCGTAAATTTCTTCTCTCGTAACTTTATTCGAAAGCCCCATGATATCTTTATAAGAGACTGTCTTTTTCTTTAGAATAGAAGTCTTCATTGTTTCTGCAGTTTTAAAGTCAACCAAATAGCGTTGCATCAATATATTGGTTAATGCATCGCCTGCCTTTGGGATCATTCCATAAGCAATAATACTACCGTCTTTCGTAATACAGATATCGCTTGTTCCAGCACCGACATCGATTAATGCAATATTTAATAAACGAAACTTATCTGGAATCGCAACATTGATTGCGGCGATCGGCTCAAGTGTAAGATTTACAACTTCAAGTCCCGCTTTCCCAACTGCCGCATACAAACCTTCAATAACTTCCTCTGGTAAAAAAGTTGCAAGTAAATCTACTCCTATTTTACTCCCTTTATGATCCTCTAGGTTTGTCATTACATAATCGTTTAGGTAGTAATGCACTACGCTGTAACCGACACAGTAAAAGTTGCCATCTCCGGAATTCATTTCTTTACGAAGTTCTTCATACGCTTTTTCTACCCCGTTTAATTCCAGTGTTCGTATATGTTCTTCTGAAATGAT is a window of Lachnoclostridium phytofermentans ISDg DNA encoding:
- a CDS encoding cell division FtsA domain-containing protein; the protein is MDAITYPENMVFGLDIGTRSIVGTVGYKQNEHDFIVVSQSVRYHETRAMLDGQIHDINKVAETIREVKKDLEKQLGKKLKEVCIAAAGRVLKTVTVKAEYNLINEGIISEEHIRTLELNGVEKAYEELRKEMNSGDGNFYCVGYSVVHYYLNDYVMTNLEDHKGSKIGVDLLATFLPEEVIEGLYAAVGKAGLEVVNLTLEPIAAINVAIPDKFRLLNIALIDVGAGTSDICITKDGSIIAYGMIPKAGDALTNILMQRYLVDFKTAETMKTSILKKKTVSYKDIMGLSNKVTREEIYEAVRDEIDHITAQIAEQILYLNGGKSVSAVFVVGGGGKLPYFVEALSSKLNLPKERVALRGEEVLNMVQFLQKEIKKDPLLVTPIGICLNYYENRNNFIYAMVNGERIKLYDNSHLTIVDAALAIGFPNELLFPRRGKALHYTINGSERLARGESGEGAIIILNGKQVSLNASITQNDIIQITESTAGADATLMVAKLPEYKSTITFAVNHKEVICPKYALANDILVSDTYQIKDGDRLELLNHYTLEQLLEFMDLPYRKGITINHQSAKPQDRVYENFTIYYPLHEDIAASYEEVAAMISEEDFKEYSLGEDALLKDDFLRDGISEEVDEKKVEKASSISVYVNKTSIILKGKDKFILVDILDVYPFDLSTAHGSKVVLKINGDEAEFTSPLNNQDVIEMYWEK